The following are encoded in a window of Rubellicoccus peritrichatus genomic DNA:
- a CDS encoding autotransporter-associated beta strand repeat-containing protein — MKSINTLSLKYSLAAYVSLASLLNGADFSWNTSSDTNWSIAANWLEDGGATVNTPGASDNVVTPTLFGDLRVNLASVDVASWTYNSSSDHEIVGLNGASGANLGVTGTLTKSGSGTLLFRNGGTQLLNLTVGSLLVDGGTLNLGTFNSTTLNNFTAGSGSVSNASVGLNITSGTANVTGNLALNGSATVSVQQRVGASGTLAVGSLSSTGSSNVIQANSFSGSASTGTLQLNNASGTSTYGGLIESGGPSSVMNVVKNGAGTQIFTGANTYNGTTTVNAGTLLINNTTGSGTGTSTVQVNNGAIFGGSGSSTGDITVANGATLISGDGSAASDGLSLSGDLSLSDGSTLSIALGSSGASSALERTGGTWSFDSDQTFLFLDLGAETGTYNNIISGLTGSETGLASIGTWTISNNGWLGTFSYNGAGSVDLALTTIPEPSMYASMAGFAVVLCVMLRRRFTQKVFI, encoded by the coding sequence ATGAAATCTATAAATACCCTATCACTTAAATATAGTCTTGCAGCATATGTCTCCTTGGCATCATTGCTCAACGGTGCAGACTTCTCATGGAATACATCTTCAGATACCAATTGGTCAATTGCGGCAAACTGGCTTGAGGACGGTGGAGCAACAGTAAATACTCCAGGAGCATCGGACAATGTTGTGACGCCAACGCTGTTTGGCGACCTTCGCGTTAACCTTGCCAGCGTTGATGTCGCGAGTTGGACATATAATTCAAGCTCCGATCACGAGATTGTTGGTTTGAATGGCGCCAGTGGTGCCAATTTGGGTGTGACAGGAACCTTGACCAAGAGTGGGAGTGGGACTTTGCTATTCCGTAATGGTGGAACTCAGTTATTAAACCTCACGGTAGGCAGTTTGTTGGTCGACGGCGGAACGCTTAATCTAGGGACCTTCAACTCGACTACTCTGAATAATTTTACCGCAGGTTCGGGCTCTGTTTCGAATGCTTCGGTTGGCTTGAATATAACCAGCGGAACTGCCAATGTGACCGGTAATCTGGCACTGAATGGTTCTGCGACAGTTAGTGTTCAGCAGCGTGTCGGGGCCAGTGGCACCCTTGCGGTTGGTTCTCTGTCATCTACTGGTTCAAGTAATGTCATTCAGGCCAATTCTTTTAGCGGTTCGGCATCGACTGGCACATTACAGCTGAATAATGCATCAGGAACATCCACCTATGGCGGTTTGATCGAATCTGGTGGGCCTTCTAGCGTGATGAATGTTGTAAAGAACGGTGCCGGCACGCAGATCTTTACCGGTGCCAATACTTACAATGGAACAACTACTGTAAACGCAGGCACATTGCTCATTAATAATACAACTGGTTCGGGCACAGGAACCAGCACCGTACAGGTCAACAATGGTGCTATTTTTGGTGGTAGTGGCAGCTCGACAGGTGACATTACTGTGGCCAACGGGGCTACTCTTATCAGTGGAGATGGCTCTGCTGCTTCAGATGGTCTTTCTTTATCTGGAGACTTATCATTATCTGATGGCTCTACGTTATCAATAGCCTTAGGTTCTTCTGGCGCTAGTTCTGCGTTAGAGCGTACCGGCGGTACTTGGAGTTTTGATTCAGATCAGACATTCCTGTTTTTAGACCTTGGGGCTGAAACTGGTACGTATAATAATATTATCAGTGGATTGACGGGCTCTGAAACTGGTTTGGCCAGTATTGGAACTTGGACAATTAGTAATAATGGTTGGCTGGGGACGTTTTCTTATAATGGCGCAGGTTCGGTTGACCTTGCGCTTACTACAATACCTGAGCCTTCCATGTATGCTTCCATGGCAGGGTTTGCTGTCGTGCTCTGTGTGATGCTCCGTAGACGCTTTACGCAGAAAGTTTTTATATAG
- a CDS encoding glycoside hydrolase family 2 TIM barrel-domain containing protein: protein MNDPFGTNLLQVGALKTWMSPELCSLNRIPMRSTLYPFPSIEAAKSGVREESPWFCSLDGKWRFLFLSKPEEVAERDLDTLADCPDLDEIDVPGNWPMQGYGYPHYSNHTMPFSDEPPYVPEDNPTGVYCRRFQVPDYWKGRRMILHFGGAESVLYVYVNGRPVGMGKDSRLPSEFDVTDFVNVGGINTLVAIVVQWSDASFIEDQDQWWLGGLHREVYMYSTERVHISDVFAVGNLENDYQDGRLDLTVKVGSPKNSLEQGWTVEAILVDPDGQDVFENPLRSEVLMGRRCDWPRMEVKFDEKILSPSLWSAESPNLYQIVVSLKDRSGRLVESTSTRIGFRSVEVRDRNLLVNGQRVLINGMNRHDHHDTQGKAVDRETMRLDAMQMKRFNVNAVRCAHYPNDPYWLDLCDELGLYVIDEANIESHDYFLQICQDLRYSGAFLDRGQRMVERDKNHPSIILWSLGNESGYAANHDVMAAWIRSYDPSRALHYEAALWNRPGERVLEMEHDLSLGHHASDIVCPMYPSLERIRAWATSTNHPDQRRPMILSEYSHAMGNSNGSLADYYDLFENCPGVQGGFVWEWIDHGIRRLTDEGKAYWAYGGDFDDTPNDLNFCCDGLVWPDRSPHPALFEFKYLAQPVKFLGLKDGSLLIKNCQHFSTLSWLSGSWKITINGRVTLTGELPPLAAPPQGCESIPLDAECPELEPGEEAVFHVSFSAAHKMLWCEAGHEVAWDQLVLNRRDHNAVIADASNDSLSENHTERSVVIETSDISVSFDKSAGFLSRINWKNEDIVTDGPCLQIWRGPTDNDGIKGWTGQENKPLGQWLNAGLDQIQLESTRYDVNRKRDGSYVIESEHIAESRDVAAKIRHKHTYTVFPQGIIKVENTFDVDEGLPSLPRLGVVMGLPDSFERLTWYGRGPYENYRDRNRSAMIDMYKSTVHEQYVPYILPQEHGNHTDVRQLSLQNSKRGITVTGAVDMEFSVSYYTPADLFSATHTHELKPRDKVFLSLDAVHSGLGTGSCGPATLPEYQIYPGRYVLNYYLEVF from the coding sequence ATGAATGATCCATTTGGTACTAACCTGTTGCAGGTTGGAGCTCTGAAAACCTGGATGTCTCCTGAGTTGTGTTCGCTCAATCGCATCCCGATGCGTTCGACGCTTTATCCGTTTCCGTCGATCGAGGCAGCGAAGTCTGGTGTCCGTGAGGAATCTCCATGGTTTTGCTCTTTGGATGGCAAATGGAGGTTTCTTTTCCTGTCTAAGCCTGAGGAGGTAGCAGAAAGAGATCTGGATACGCTTGCGGATTGCCCTGATCTTGATGAAATCGATGTGCCTGGGAATTGGCCAATGCAAGGATACGGTTATCCCCATTACAGTAATCATACAATGCCGTTTTCCGATGAGCCGCCGTATGTGCCAGAGGATAATCCGACTGGTGTTTACTGTCGCAGGTTTCAAGTGCCGGATTACTGGAAAGGGCGCCGTATGATTCTCCATTTCGGAGGCGCTGAAAGTGTCTTGTATGTGTATGTGAACGGTCGACCTGTTGGGATGGGGAAGGACTCACGACTGCCTTCTGAGTTTGATGTGACCGACTTTGTAAATGTTGGCGGCATCAATACATTGGTTGCAATTGTTGTGCAATGGTCGGATGCTTCATTCATTGAGGATCAGGATCAGTGGTGGCTTGGAGGACTGCATCGCGAGGTATATATGTACTCGACTGAACGAGTGCATATTAGTGATGTTTTCGCAGTCGGTAATCTTGAAAATGATTACCAGGATGGCCGCCTTGATCTAACCGTAAAAGTTGGATCACCTAAAAATTCTCTGGAACAAGGATGGACTGTTGAGGCCATTCTTGTCGATCCTGACGGACAGGATGTTTTCGAGAATCCGCTACGTTCGGAAGTGCTGATGGGCCGACGGTGCGATTGGCCGCGTATGGAGGTCAAATTTGACGAGAAGATACTTAGTCCTTCACTTTGGTCTGCTGAATCGCCTAATTTATATCAGATTGTCGTTTCGCTGAAGGACCGATCGGGTCGGCTGGTCGAGTCAACAAGCACACGCATTGGGTTCCGCTCAGTAGAAGTTCGTGATCGCAATCTGCTGGTTAATGGGCAGCGGGTTCTTATCAATGGAATGAACCGACACGATCATCATGATACGCAGGGAAAAGCGGTTGATCGTGAAACGATGCGGCTCGATGCCATGCAGATGAAGCGGTTCAATGTGAATGCTGTGCGTTGCGCTCATTATCCGAACGACCCGTATTGGTTGGATCTATGTGATGAACTGGGATTATATGTAATCGACGAAGCGAATATTGAATCACACGATTATTTTCTGCAAATATGTCAGGACCTTCGCTACTCGGGAGCTTTTCTGGATCGAGGGCAGCGTATGGTCGAGCGGGATAAGAATCATCCGTCTATTATTCTTTGGTCTTTAGGGAATGAAAGCGGCTATGCTGCGAATCATGACGTAATGGCTGCCTGGATTCGTTCTTATGACCCGAGTCGAGCCCTACATTATGAGGCAGCGCTGTGGAATCGTCCGGGGGAACGAGTGCTTGAGATGGAGCATGATCTCTCGCTTGGTCATCATGCCAGCGACATTGTCTGTCCGATGTATCCATCCCTGGAACGCATTCGTGCATGGGCGACATCGACAAATCACCCTGATCAGCGACGGCCAATGATCCTGAGCGAGTACTCACATGCTATGGGAAACAGCAATGGGTCGCTTGCTGATTATTATGATTTGTTTGAGAATTGCCCAGGTGTTCAGGGGGGATTTGTTTGGGAGTGGATTGATCATGGTATTCGTCGCCTGACCGATGAGGGTAAAGCCTACTGGGCTTATGGTGGTGATTTTGATGATACGCCGAATGACCTGAATTTTTGTTGCGACGGATTGGTATGGCCGGATCGCTCGCCGCATCCGGCTCTGTTTGAATTTAAATACCTAGCGCAACCCGTCAAATTTCTAGGCCTGAAGGACGGGAGTTTGTTGATCAAGAATTGCCAGCACTTCTCTACTCTAAGCTGGTTAAGTGGAAGCTGGAAGATTACAATTAATGGAAGAGTTACACTTACTGGTGAATTGCCTCCATTGGCAGCGCCTCCACAGGGCTGCGAGAGCATACCTTTAGATGCTGAGTGTCCTGAGCTTGAGCCCGGAGAGGAGGCTGTATTTCATGTTTCGTTTAGCGCTGCTCATAAGATGCTTTGGTGTGAAGCTGGCCATGAGGTGGCCTGGGATCAGCTTGTTTTGAATCGGAGAGACCATAATGCTGTTATCGCGGATGCGAGCAACGATTCACTGTCAGAAAACCATACGGAACGCTCTGTTGTAATCGAGACTTCAGATATCAGTGTTTCTTTTGATAAATCAGCTGGTTTCCTTTCCCGAATTAATTGGAAGAATGAAGATATTGTGACTGATGGTCCATGTCTTCAGATATGGCGTGGGCCTACAGACAATGACGGCATTAAAGGGTGGACAGGACAGGAAAACAAGCCTCTGGGACAATGGCTAAACGCAGGTCTTGATCAAATCCAGTTAGAGTCTACGCGCTACGATGTTAATCGAAAAAGAGATGGTTCATATGTTATTGAATCAGAACATATTGCCGAAAGCAGGGATGTAGCTGCCAAGATTCGTCATAAGCATACTTACACTGTTTTTCCTCAAGGTATCATCAAGGTTGAGAATACCTTTGATGTTGACGAAGGGTTGCCGAGCTTACCGCGTTTAGGCGTTGTCATGGGATTGCCTGATTCATTTGAGCGGTTAACGTGGTATGGGCGTGGACCTTACGAGAACTATCGCGACCGTAACCGATCTGCGATGATTGATATGTACAAGAGCACTGTGCATGAACAATATGTGCCCTATATTCTCCCCCAGGAGCATGGAAATCATACAGATGTTCGGCAACTTTCACTTCAAAATTCAAAGCGTGGAATTACTGTTACCGGGGCAGTGGATATGGAGTTTTCTGTAAGTTATTATACTCCGGCTGATCTCTTTAGTGCAACTCATACGCATGAGCTGAAGCCAAGGGATAAAGTCTTCCTGAGTCTGGATGCAGTTCACTCCGGGCTGGGTACGGGGAGCTGTGGTCCTGCGACCTTGCCAGAGTATCAAATTTATCCTGGTCGTTATGTCTTGAATTACTATCTAGAGGTTTTTTAA
- a CDS encoding helix-turn-helix domain-containing protein: protein MPRNEHIQSLERATKILYVVAGVENGCTINQISAQTGIKANTAYRIVRSLEKEHFLLRRTNPLRFTIGQSISELKHLDDTRKLLTSAGKVLVRHQAQIPFATLVFLELRNGINYMRLSVQSNRPGQLIQHRESVIPLYSKASSLLFMAFAPPHEILQFRSNYPFKKHGKSIWGTETKLEAYLSDVRRLGYSAPTITDPEGPNYRVAAPVFSSGNELVGAIGGYILDSAPQKNRILLIRNCKAAANYLSKNIQKDNKDHITRSKTS, encoded by the coding sequence ATGCCAAGAAATGAACACATCCAATCGCTTGAGCGTGCGACAAAGATACTCTACGTAGTTGCTGGCGTTGAGAATGGTTGCACGATCAATCAAATCTCAGCCCAAACCGGAATCAAAGCAAACACAGCTTATCGAATCGTCCGCAGCCTGGAGAAAGAACACTTTCTATTGCGCCGAACCAATCCACTGCGCTTTACTATCGGCCAAAGCATCTCAGAATTGAAGCATTTGGATGATACCCGAAAGCTATTGACCTCTGCAGGGAAGGTGCTCGTCCGCCATCAAGCACAAATCCCATTTGCAACTCTCGTTTTCCTGGAATTGCGCAATGGCATCAATTATATGAGATTGTCAGTTCAATCAAATCGCCCAGGGCAACTCATTCAACATCGAGAATCTGTTATTCCTCTCTACTCCAAGGCGAGTTCACTTCTTTTTATGGCCTTCGCTCCTCCACATGAAATCCTACAATTTCGCTCAAACTACCCTTTCAAAAAACATGGCAAATCCATATGGGGCACGGAAACCAAACTTGAGGCCTACCTATCAGATGTACGTCGACTAGGCTACAGTGCTCCAACAATAACAGATCCAGAGGGGCCAAATTATCGTGTTGCTGCACCAGTGTTCTCCTCTGGCAATGAACTCGTCGGTGCGATTGGCGGCTATATACTAGATTCTGCGCCTCAAAAAAATCGAATCCTGCTAATTCGAAACTGTAAGGCAGCTGCAAATTACCTGAGCAAAAACATACAAAAAGATAACAAAGATCACATCACGAGAAGTAAAACATCTTGA